Below is a window of Conger conger chromosome 16, fConCon1.1, whole genome shotgun sequence DNA.
ATAGGAGACAGTTTCTCCTTAGTGCACCTATCACTATATCAGGTCCACTTGATAACTCACCATGACCGTAAATGATATTGAGGTTAATATTTTCTTCAATAATCCTGCATTCATAACATTGTGAATTTGATGTTCTTCAGTGTTAACGGAGAGGTTTTTTGGTGACCCATGTTTTCAGGGGGCTCCGACCCCCCGGAGGGGCCTCCAGCGACTTGTTTGGTCAGTGCGAGGATGTTTCGCCGGCGAGGCGACCTCACAAAATGAGCTCCACCATATTCTCTCCTCCTGAGCAGCCGCAGGAGAGCCCCAAGAGGAGCAATCCGCCGGGTAAGAGCCTTCCGCCAGATTAGCGCACCAGACTTTGCCTCCTTAAGCCGCGTAGATCTGTGGAGTTCCTGAAACGCAATGCCACCAAACTGCAGTGTTGCAAAAAAGCAATTTGTTAAGGGTCTCCTCTGTGCCAGTTGTACACCTCCCCTACAAGTCTGATTTAGATTTAACTGGCTAACAGTTACAACTACTTGGCCTAGGTACTAAGAAGTAGCCAGCGAACAAggtaacatgaattaattaactAACGTTTACTTGGGAGCTGGTTTTACGGGTGGAGTTGGTTACTGTAGCAAACCACTTGATGTCAGACGACATTAGGCTTACCTCAAACATAAATGACAAACTGCTGTCAAGTTGGATGGTTTCCAGACCATTGTATTTGTGTGATGCCACGCCTATCAATGATGGTGCAAAATTATGATTTGTTAGTTTCTGAAATCAGATTTTAGGGGATGGCGAGGGAGCGATTTTCGACACAGCCAACTTGCGTCTTGAATTGGCCCGCTGATGGTGGTGCCATTGTGATGTTAGAGAGGTTGATGGAAGCAtattgctgtgaaaaagtatttgcccctttcctgatttcctctcttTGTCgctctgaatggtttcagattttCAGACTAAACCTGAGTTGACACATAATgcaaagttatcaaacacccatatcatgtaaaaaaaagaagggggTAAGTCTGTAAATGTGTTCAGTTGGACTTGAATGTGTTCGCTGTTTTACTGGGGGCGGTAGAGAAGAGACTTAGCCTCTATTGGTTGCGGCCTGCATCAAAACTGAAATTCCAGTCTTGATGTTGGAATGTACCCTGGGGCTTACAAGCGACGTTGAATATTCCCCTCAAACTTTCACTCTCAGCTCTTTACTGAACTGTATCACAGGCTGCCTTGGATCGATGTCGTTCTGACCTGCTGATTCCTGCAGAGCTGCTAGATTTGTATAATGCCTCGCGTAGCTCTCGAGCTGTTGGGGCTGCGGTTATTGAGCGTTCAGCCGCTCGGTCTCCGGCGGGGATATGAACAGGGCCGGCGTGTCCCGTCTCACGCCGGACGGCCTGTCCTCTCCCTCCAGGGGGCAAGAGCAGCGTGGTCTTTGGTGCGGCCCCCTCACAGGCCCCCGGCGTCCAGCAGAAAGCCGCTCCCTCCGCCGGGGTGAGCAGCAACATTTTCGGAGACGGAGAAAGCGATCTGCCGGCACCCCGCAGTCACCCCAATAAACCGAAGGTACTGGCCCCCCGCTCTGCCAGAGAGCGTCGGCATGCACTCAGTGTCTGGAATAACTTACGAGTTTTTAAAGAcgtgcagaaaacaaacacaccttGAAGTGTAGTATATTCCaaaaaattatacaaattattttaaaaatgttttttaaatggtggTTTCTAATTGTCAACTGGTTCTTCACAGGACAACATCGGTATTCACGGTACGCCAAGACCTGAAGGTGAGTGGTCACTGACGGGGTATCTCAAATCTCATTATTAGATCCTGAAATTTCTAGGAAAATGGCTCAATACAATCttcaaacatgtcttatttagaTTCTGAAAGAAGTATGACGATATCTTACTTGATATCGAATTatagactgctacaaaaatgtttgaatctgTAATTTCCAACATCTTTAATAAAGCATACAAATGAGctgatttacatattttgtcagaATTTATCTTTCCATGTCCACACTtcatgataattgaagtatgtacctctgaaattaTCTGGAAGTTTTCAATGGAACGTAACCTTAATCAAGCAAGATGCATGAGACGGTTGAGAGAGGGCtgaatggacacacacacacacacacacacacacacatgctgaatGGATTGCTGGTGATACTTTATGTCCCTATTTTTCAAGTACACTGGCTGTCACTGCGTAGATTTAAATGCGACACAATTTCATGACACGACGGCAGACGCTAGCACACAAGGAAAATCAAACCGCATTGGTATTGGTTGATGTTGGTTAAGTTAATTGCTTGATTGATAATCCcgaaaatgtaaatggaaacGGGGTTGAGAGTAATGATGTGTTTAAAGGTACGAAGGCTTGGTTCTATACCCCACGGTATGccactgatgcacacacacacacacacacacagttagggAGAGAGGTGTGTATAAAAAAAGTGACTTCTCTCGTTCTGTCTTACTGTCAGCTCCGGAGCCGAAGGTTGCAAGCCCCGAGAAGGAGACCACTTCCACCCCTCCGGCAGCCGACGGGGGCGTCTCTACTCCCCCTCCCAAGCAGGAGGCGTACTCCCCGTCCCACGGACCCAGCGTGGAGGACCACGAGCCCCGACTGGGGCCCCGGCCTCGGTCCCACAACAAGGTCATCCAGCCCCCCGGAGGAAAGTCGAGCGTGGTCTTCTACTGACGGCGCTCCGGCCCTtaccggctctctctctcaacggCTCCGACTTTTGACCTTTCTACCACTGCCCCCGTCCTCCCTCTCCGTCTGTAGACAAAGGAAGCTCTGTCAAATTGACAAAACGGTATCGTCATAGCACGGTTATGCTTcgttgtgcaaaaaaaaaagggatctTCGATATTCATACCAATCCGAGGTTCTTTTCCGGCTCAAAACCTATGTGCGCGTAACATTCCCGGTCTTGAGTTTTATTCTCGCGAAAGAATTCAATTCTAGAAAACTATTCTGGAAAGCACAACGGGAAAAGGTATTAATCACGTACGTACGTCTGCGACCTATAACTGTGATCGAGGCTTAGGCTGAGCATTTTGCGCCCGGCTGCACAAAAACCAGTGAGCGGCTTGCTTCTCGCATCGACGTGACGTTGGAAGTCTGAGCGGGCTCACGGCCGGCTTCAGTGAACACGCGCGGTACGTTCGCTCCTCCGCGGTAGAGCATTGTGGCGCTGATGCTAGACCAgaggtctccaaccctggtcctggagagctactggctctgctggttttcgctgttactctgcacttcattaatcaattagagcagacgATTACAcggctaactcacctcacctggttacccgGGACTcgacagggtgctgattttaaggtgaaaacaaaaaccagcagacccagtagctctccaggaccagggttggtgacctctgtgctggactgtagGTTCTCTCCTCCAGACTAATCATGGCCGAGTGCCTCCATCTTCAGATTTGCACCTCTTGTTCACACAATGCTGAAGAATGTGTAAGGACTGCATTGTGCCAGCAGTATCTCATTTTGTATGATGCCTCTTCATCTCATGATTTCTGTGGTGTCGTCTGAGCATTTCTCTGCCTTGTTCTCTTCTTACGAAACAATGTATATTTCAGGGATAGTAGCGAAATCAGTCTAAAACCCACTATAATAtagtgctttgtttttttttttgcatctcaTTTTATATACAGAAGTAAGTGATTGTCGATGCgggtattgtgtttttattatgtcCATCGCTTGTTCTGTGCGAGAATGTGGTATTTAAATGCTGGAGAGGCGttttatgttttaaattaaaacagCAGGGCGAATGCGAGCGCCGTCTGAAATGTACCCGGAGCGAAGGGGGCGGTTCCTCGCCCGTCTCCTCCCACTATCATTCCCCGAGTGTTCCCACTATCATTCCCAGAGTGTTCCCACTATCATTCCCCAAGTGTCTGCCATCAGCCCGTGCCAGCCTTCCTCTGTGGGCTTTCtttccatgttagcatgtcTAGCGGGAGTTCACTACAGTGCAGCGCATAGGGAAGACCTgtgtaataaaattaaaaccGTTGTATTTTGATGATCCTGTGTGTTGGTCTATGATTtatggttggcgtttatatagcacctttatccaaagcgctgtacagtttaTGTTCTTGTATGTGCaatattgtttgttttaaatgtccaatatccactcactgagcactttattaggaacttattatctaatcagccaattgtgtgtgcagtgtgtaaaatcatgatactggtcaggagcttcagttaatgttgacatcaaccatcagaatgggaaaaaattttgatttcagtgatttcgaccgttGCATGATTTGcgttgagtatttctgtaactacttatctcctgggatttcacgCACGACCATCTCGAGTTCTCTCAGAATAGTGCGAAAAACGAAAAACATTCAGTTCTGCCGACGAAAACGTCTTGTTGATGAGAGTGGTcgacagagaatggccagactggttccagctgacagaaaggctacggtaactcaaataaccacaattgtgatgagcagaaaagcatctcagaatgcacaacacaccAATCCTagaggtggatgggctacaacagcagaagaccatgtccGGTTCCAGTTCTTGTCAGCCAAGAataaagctgaggctgcagtcgGCACAGACTCTTGTGAAGTTGAAG
It encodes the following:
- the LOC133114683 gene encoding jupiter microtubule associated homolog 2-like; amino-acid sequence: MTSTNMFQGLENDGKPSSRGLRPPGGASSDLFGQCEDVSPARRPHKMSSTIFSPPEQPQESPKRSNPPGGKSSVVFGAAPSQAPGVQQKAAPSAGVSSNIFGDGESDLPAPRSHPNKPKDNIGIHGTPRPEAPEPKVASPEKETTSTPPAADGGVSTPPPKQEAYSPSHGPSVEDHEPRLGPRPRSHNKVIQPPGGKSSVVFY